In one window of Juglans regia cultivar Chandler chromosome 3, Walnut 2.0, whole genome shotgun sequence DNA:
- the LOC108982887 gene encoding protein DETOXIFICATION 40-like isoform X1: MESTDNEIHQSMLQTKEATPEPVSSALEDVLSNTHLPYLRRLQSATWLELNTLFRLAAPAVVVYLLNNVTSMSTQIFCGHLGNLELAAASLGNNGIQIFAYGLMLGMGSAVETLCGQAYGAHRYEMLGVYLQRSTILLMSTGVLVMFIYIFSKPLLLLLGESTSIASAAAVFVYGLIPQIFAYAANFPIQKFLQSQSIVAPSSYISAATLVVHLLLSWLVIYKLGWGLLGASLMLSFSWWIIVVAQFVYILTSEKCKYTWSGFSMQAFSGLWEFLKLSTASAVMLCLETWYYQILVLIAGLLKNAEIALDALSICMAISGWVYMISVGFNAAASVRVSNELGAGHPKSAAFSVLIVTLSSSVVAVICATLVLVFRHVISYIFTSGTTVADAVAELSPYLAVSIVLNGIQPVLSGVAVGCGWQAFVAYVNVGCYYIIGLPLGAVLGFKFDLGAPGIWSGMIGGTFIQTLILLWVTFRTDWKKEVEKAKNRLDKWELDRPQGLDPKN; this comes from the exons atgGAGTCCACTGACAATGAGATCCATCAATCCATGTTACAAACCAAAGAAGCAACACCAGAGCCAGTGAGTTCCGCACTAGAAGACGTCCTCTCCAACACCCACCTTCCCTACTTACGCCGCCTTCAATCCGCCACATGGCTCGAACTGAACACCCTCTTCCGACTAGCAGCCCCTGCGGTCGTGGTTTACTTGCTCAACAACGTGACCTCAATGTCCACTCAAATATTTTGCGGCCATCTCGGCAATCTTGAGCTTGCTGCCGCCTCTCTCGGTAACAATGGCATCCAAATATTCGCCTACGGCCTCATG CTTGGAATGGGAAGCGCTGTGGAGACACTGTGCGGCCAGGCTTATGGTGCTCACAGGTACGAAATGCTAGGTGTATATCTCCAGCGATCAACGATCCTCCTCATGTCGACTGGGGTCCTAGTTATGTTTATCTACATCTTCAGCAAGCCCCTGTTGCTCTTGCTAGGTGAATCAACAAGCATAGCATCCGCAGCTGCAGTGTTTGTCTATGGCCTCATCCCACAAATCTTTGCCTATGCTGCCAATTTTCCCATCCAAAAGTTCCTCCAATCCCAGAGTATAGTGGCTCCTAGCTCGTACATCTCTGCGGCTACGCTTGTAGTACACCTATTATTGAGTTGGCTCGTTATTTACAAACTGGGTTGGGGATTGTTGGGCGCATCACTGATGTTAAGCTTTTCATGGTGGATCATAGTGGTGGCACAGTTTGTGTACATCTTGACAAGTGAGAAGTGCAAATACACATGGTCTGGATTCAGCATGCAGGCTTTCTCTGGGCTCTGGGAATTCTTGAAATTGTCTACAGCATCAGCAGTCATGCTTTGCCTGGAGACTTGGTACTATCAGATACTAGTGTTGATTGCTGGGTTGCTAAAAAATGCCGAGATTGCGTTGGACGCTCTCTCCATCTG CATGGCGATATCTGGATGGGTTTACATGATCTCGGTGGGTTTCAATGCGGCTGCGAG TGTGAGGGTGAGCAATGAGCTAGGGGCCGGTCATCCGAAATCAGCAGCTTTTTCTGTGTTGATAGTAACTCTAAGCTCTTCCGTCGTAGCTGTGATCTGCGCCACCCTAGTGCTCGTGTTTCGGCACGTGATAAGCTATATTTTCACCAGTGGTACAACTGTAGCTGATGCAGTCGCAGAACTCTCCCCCTACCTTGCTGTCTCCATCGTACTCAACGGAATCCAACCCGTTCTGTCCG GGGTGGCTGTCGGTTGTGGATGGCAAGCATTTGTTGCGTACGTGAACGTAGGATGTTACTACATTATTGGTCTCCCTTTGGGTGCAGTTCTTGGCTTCAAGTTCGACCTAGGAGCTCCG GGAATATGGTCTGGGATGATAGGAGGCACTTTCATACAGACTCTCATCTTATTGTGGGTCACATTTCGGACAGATTGGAAGAAAgag GTTGAAAAGGCAAAGAATCGTTTGGACAAGTGGGAATTAGACCGGCCCCAAGGATTAGACCCCAAGAATTAG
- the LOC108982887 gene encoding protein DETOXIFICATION 40-like isoform X2, producing MESTDNEIHQSMLQTKEATPEPVSSALEDVLSNTHLPYLRRLQSATWLELNTLFRLAAPAVVVYLLNNVTSMSTQIFCGHLGNLELAAASLGNNGIQIFAYGLMLGMGSAVETLCGQAYGAHRYEMLGVYLQRSTILLMSTGVLVMFIYIFSKPLLLLLGESTSIASAAAVFVYGLIPQIFAYAANFPIQKFLQSQSIVAPSSYISAATLVVHLLLSWLVIYKLGWGLLGASLMLSFSWWIIVVAQFVYILTSEKCKYTWSGFSMQAFSGLWEFLKLSTASAVMLCLETWYYQILVLIAGLLKNAEIALDALSICMAISGWVYMISVGFNAAASVRVSNELGAGHPKSAAFSVLIVTLSSSVVAVICATLVLVFRHVISYIFTSGTTVADAVAELSPYLAVSIVLNGIQPVLSGNMVWDDRRHFHTDSHLIVGHISDRLEERG from the exons atgGAGTCCACTGACAATGAGATCCATCAATCCATGTTACAAACCAAAGAAGCAACACCAGAGCCAGTGAGTTCCGCACTAGAAGACGTCCTCTCCAACACCCACCTTCCCTACTTACGCCGCCTTCAATCCGCCACATGGCTCGAACTGAACACCCTCTTCCGACTAGCAGCCCCTGCGGTCGTGGTTTACTTGCTCAACAACGTGACCTCAATGTCCACTCAAATATTTTGCGGCCATCTCGGCAATCTTGAGCTTGCTGCCGCCTCTCTCGGTAACAATGGCATCCAAATATTCGCCTACGGCCTCATG CTTGGAATGGGAAGCGCTGTGGAGACACTGTGCGGCCAGGCTTATGGTGCTCACAGGTACGAAATGCTAGGTGTATATCTCCAGCGATCAACGATCCTCCTCATGTCGACTGGGGTCCTAGTTATGTTTATCTACATCTTCAGCAAGCCCCTGTTGCTCTTGCTAGGTGAATCAACAAGCATAGCATCCGCAGCTGCAGTGTTTGTCTATGGCCTCATCCCACAAATCTTTGCCTATGCTGCCAATTTTCCCATCCAAAAGTTCCTCCAATCCCAGAGTATAGTGGCTCCTAGCTCGTACATCTCTGCGGCTACGCTTGTAGTACACCTATTATTGAGTTGGCTCGTTATTTACAAACTGGGTTGGGGATTGTTGGGCGCATCACTGATGTTAAGCTTTTCATGGTGGATCATAGTGGTGGCACAGTTTGTGTACATCTTGACAAGTGAGAAGTGCAAATACACATGGTCTGGATTCAGCATGCAGGCTTTCTCTGGGCTCTGGGAATTCTTGAAATTGTCTACAGCATCAGCAGTCATGCTTTGCCTGGAGACTTGGTACTATCAGATACTAGTGTTGATTGCTGGGTTGCTAAAAAATGCCGAGATTGCGTTGGACGCTCTCTCCATCTG CATGGCGATATCTGGATGGGTTTACATGATCTCGGTGGGTTTCAATGCGGCTGCGAG TGTGAGGGTGAGCAATGAGCTAGGGGCCGGTCATCCGAAATCAGCAGCTTTTTCTGTGTTGATAGTAACTCTAAGCTCTTCCGTCGTAGCTGTGATCTGCGCCACCCTAGTGCTCGTGTTTCGGCACGTGATAAGCTATATTTTCACCAGTGGTACAACTGTAGCTGATGCAGTCGCAGAACTCTCCCCCTACCTTGCTGTCTCCATCGTACTCAACGGAATCCAACCCGTTCTGTCCG GGAATATGGTCTGGGATGATAGGAGGCACTTTCATACAGACTCTCATCTTATTGTGGGTCACATTTCGGACAGATTGGAAGAAAgag GTTGA
- the LOC108982888 gene encoding uncharacterized GPI-anchored protein At1g61900-like isoform X1 produces the protein MVCLFESDTREGMKERASLKLTPNIILAEVFLLAVCFHESCCSQLDHLSDPVLMDKKGDAILPETSPSGSPRPFLPLLAPSPLVPFTNTTVTKLSGICVLNFTAAESLMNVTAIDCWSAFAPFLANVICCPQLEATLEILIGQSSKETNVLALNGTLAKSCLSDIEKVLVGQGANENLTQICSIHASKLTKASCPVNSVNELESIVDTLKLLAACEEIDPVKECCSQICQSAILEAATRIALKSSELSSMDGAYILPQHSTRVNDCKSIVLRWLASKLNASHAKKVLRGLSNCNVNKVCPLVFPDMSHVVTGCGDRINNQTTCCSAMGSYVSHLQKQSFITNLQALDCAASLGTKLRKSNITKNVYSLCHINLKDFSLQVGNQEAGCLLPSTPSDATFDTSSEVSFLCDLNDNIPAPWPTTSQVPTSCNKTVKIPALPAVASAQNGLHPDGVMHFLLFASSVVLVSS, from the exons atggtttgTCTGTTTGAGAGTGATACTAGAGAAGGCATGAAGGAGAGGGCATCTCTCAAGCTCACTCCCAACATCATTCTTGCGGAAGTCTTTCTGTTGGCTGTCT GTTTCCATGAATCTTGCTGCAGCCAGTTAGATCATCTTAGTGATCCTGTTTTAATGGATAAAAAAGGGGATGCGATTCTTCCTGAGACCTCTCCTAGTGGGTCTCCTCGgccttttcttcctctccttgCACCTTCACCACTGGTACCCTTCACAAATACCACTGTCACAAAATTATCAg GTATCTGTGTGTTAAACTTCACTGCTGCAGAAAGCTTGATGAATGTAACAGCAATAGATTGCTGGTCGGCATTTGCACCATTTCTGGCTAATGTAATCTGTTGTCCACAGTTGGAAGCCACACTTGAAATTCTTATTGGTCAATCAAGTAAAGAAACCAATGTTCTTGCTTTAAATGGGACCCTTGCCAAATCTTGTCTCTCAGATATTGAGAAGGTTTTGGTAGGCCAAGGTGCAAATGAGAATCTCACACAGATTTGCTCAATTCATGCTTCAAAACTCACTAAAGCATCTTGCCCTGTCAATAGTGTTAATGAGTTGGAGAGCATTGTTGATACTTTGAAGCTTCTGGCAGCTTGTGAAGAGATTGATCCTGTGAAAGAATGCTGCAGCCAAATTTGTCAGAGTGCGATATTAGAAGCTGCTACGAGGATTGCTTTGAAATCTTCTGAGCTTTCGAGCATGGATGGGGCCTATATACTACCTCAGCACTCTACCAGGGTGAATGATTGTAAAAGTATTGTCCTCCGTTGGCTGGCTAGTAAACTTAATGCTTCTCATGCGAAGAAAGTTCTCAGAGGACTATCCAATTGCAATGTAAATAAAG tttGCCCCTTGGTGTTTCCTGACATGAGCCATGTGGTAACGGGCTGTGGGGATCGGATAAATAACCAAACAACATGCTGTAGTGCCATGGGAAGCTATGTATCCCACTTGCAAAAGCAGAGTTTTATAACTAACTTGCAGGCTTTGGATTGTGCTGCATCATTGGGAACAAAGttaagaaaatcaaatattaccaaAAATGTATACAGCCTCTGTCATATTAACCTCAAGGATTTTTCCCTCCAAG TTGGAAATCAAG AGGCTGGATGTCTTTTGCCAAGCACACCTTCTGATGCAACGTTTGACACATCTTCAGAAGTAAGCTTCCTTTGTGATCTGAATGACAACATTCCCGCTCCCTGGCCCACTACATCTCAAGTGCCAACTTCATGTAATAAAA CTGTGAAAATTCCTGCACTTCCAGCTGTGGCATCTGCCCAAAATG GACTTCATCCGGATGGTGTCATGCATTTTCTACTCTTTGCTTCATCAGTAGTCCTCGTAAGTTCGTAA
- the LOC108982888 gene encoding uncharacterized GPI-anchored protein At1g61900-like isoform X2, with product MVCLFESDTREGMKERASLKLTPNIILAEVFLLAVCICVLNFTAAESLMNVTAIDCWSAFAPFLANVICCPQLEATLEILIGQSSKETNVLALNGTLAKSCLSDIEKVLVGQGANENLTQICSIHASKLTKASCPVNSVNELESIVDTLKLLAACEEIDPVKECCSQICQSAILEAATRIALKSSELSSMDGAYILPQHSTRVNDCKSIVLRWLASKLNASHAKKVLRGLSNCNVNKVCPLVFPDMSHVVTGCGDRINNQTTCCSAMGSYVSHLQKQSFITNLQALDCAASLGTKLRKSNITKNVYSLCHINLKDFSLQVGNQEAGCLLPSTPSDATFDTSSEVSFLCDLNDNIPAPWPTTSQVPTSCNKTVKIPALPAVASAQNGLHPDGVMHFLLFASSVVLVSS from the exons atggtttgTCTGTTTGAGAGTGATACTAGAGAAGGCATGAAGGAGAGGGCATCTCTCAAGCTCACTCCCAACATCATTCTTGCGGAAGTCTTTCTGTTGGCTGTCT GTATCTGTGTGTTAAACTTCACTGCTGCAGAAAGCTTGATGAATGTAACAGCAATAGATTGCTGGTCGGCATTTGCACCATTTCTGGCTAATGTAATCTGTTGTCCACAGTTGGAAGCCACACTTGAAATTCTTATTGGTCAATCAAGTAAAGAAACCAATGTTCTTGCTTTAAATGGGACCCTTGCCAAATCTTGTCTCTCAGATATTGAGAAGGTTTTGGTAGGCCAAGGTGCAAATGAGAATCTCACACAGATTTGCTCAATTCATGCTTCAAAACTCACTAAAGCATCTTGCCCTGTCAATAGTGTTAATGAGTTGGAGAGCATTGTTGATACTTTGAAGCTTCTGGCAGCTTGTGAAGAGATTGATCCTGTGAAAGAATGCTGCAGCCAAATTTGTCAGAGTGCGATATTAGAAGCTGCTACGAGGATTGCTTTGAAATCTTCTGAGCTTTCGAGCATGGATGGGGCCTATATACTACCTCAGCACTCTACCAGGGTGAATGATTGTAAAAGTATTGTCCTCCGTTGGCTGGCTAGTAAACTTAATGCTTCTCATGCGAAGAAAGTTCTCAGAGGACTATCCAATTGCAATGTAAATAAAG tttGCCCCTTGGTGTTTCCTGACATGAGCCATGTGGTAACGGGCTGTGGGGATCGGATAAATAACCAAACAACATGCTGTAGTGCCATGGGAAGCTATGTATCCCACTTGCAAAAGCAGAGTTTTATAACTAACTTGCAGGCTTTGGATTGTGCTGCATCATTGGGAACAAAGttaagaaaatcaaatattaccaaAAATGTATACAGCCTCTGTCATATTAACCTCAAGGATTTTTCCCTCCAAG TTGGAAATCAAG AGGCTGGATGTCTTTTGCCAAGCACACCTTCTGATGCAACGTTTGACACATCTTCAGAAGTAAGCTTCCTTTGTGATCTGAATGACAACATTCCCGCTCCCTGGCCCACTACATCTCAAGTGCCAACTTCATGTAATAAAA CTGTGAAAATTCCTGCACTTCCAGCTGTGGCATCTGCCCAAAATG GACTTCATCCGGATGGTGTCATGCATTTTCTACTCTTTGCTTCATCAGTAGTCCTCGTAAGTTCGTAA